Proteins encoded by one window of Engraulis encrasicolus isolate BLACKSEA-1 chromosome 23, IST_EnEncr_1.0, whole genome shotgun sequence:
- the bnip1a gene encoding vesicle transport protein SEC20 — protein sequence MAATTDVHVRVCEQEIIKYDLEIKALIQDVAECIGPQSTLTELNGQVKEKFNHLRQRIQDLEQMGKEQDRDSDRQAMLSQVEGHRKQMFSNQTAWRKANLNSKMSIDSLEKEELLHGGDASLRQRKMTKEGLAQTSSDITESLMSISRMMASQVQQSEETINTLATSSRTVLETNEEFKAMTGTIQLGRKLITKYNRRELTDKLLIFLALALFLATVLYILKKRLFPFL from the exons ATGGCGGCCACCACAGATGTCCACGTAAGAGTTTGTGAGCAAGAAATAATCAAATATGATCTGGAAATTAAAGCGCTTATTCAG GATGTTGCGGAATGCATTGGACCCCAGAGTACCCTAACCGAGCTGAACGGCCAAGTCAAAGAGAAATTCAACCATCTCCGACAGAGGATACAG GACCTGGAACAAATGGGCAAAGAACAGGACCGAGATTCAGACCGGCAGGCCATGCTGAGCCAAGTGGAAGGCCATCGCAAACAGATGTTCAG CAATCAGACGGCCTGGAGGAAAGCTAACCTGAACAGTAAGATGTCCATCGACAGCCTGGAGAAGGAAGAGCTGCTGCACGGAGGAGATGCGTCCCTCAGGCAGAG gaagATGACGAAGGAGGGCCTGGCGCAGACGTCCAGTGACATCACAGAGAGCCTGATGAGCATCAGCCGCATGATGGCCTCACAAGTGCAGCAGAGCGAGGAGACCATAAACAccctgg CCACCTCCTCCAGGACGGTTCTGGAGACCAACGAGGAGTTCAAGGCCATGACGGGCACCATCCAACTGGGCCGCAAGCTCATCACCAAGTACAACCGGCGCGAGCTGACCGACAAACTGCTCATCTTCCTGGCCCTGGCCCTCTTCCTAGCCACCGTCCTCTACATCCTTAAGAAGAGGCTCTTCCCCTTCCtatga